In Paraburkholderia bryophila, a single genomic region encodes these proteins:
- the iolD gene encoding 3D-(3,5/4)-trihydroxycyclohexane-1,2-dione acylhydrolase (decyclizing), which produces MNQRVMHHDTASANDATQARPAVSGTIRLTTAQALVRYLAAQRVPTEDGKGTETLFGGVFAIFGHGNVAGIGEALYQHREEFPTLRAHNEQAMAHSAIAFAKAHFRRRMMAVTTSIGPGATNLVTAAALAHVNRLPVLLLPGDIFVSRAPDPVLQQVEDFHDGGVSANDALKPVSRYFDRIVHPAQLLNALPRAVRVLTDAALCGPVTLALPQDVQAQAWDFPAEFFEPRIVRFHAPTPRIDEIEVAVAHLRRAKRPLIVAGGGVLYGHATDALHRFATVHGIPVAETQAGKGSLAWNDPLNAGALGVTGSPAANALAHDADCVLAIGTRLQDFTTGSNTLFTQADVVAINANAFDGLKHRALVVEADARLALDALTEPLQGWHAERPWTARAHKLAASWRDAVTTLTHAPQRDSVLPYEGDVIGAIQRSSPGSAANDIVVCAAGTLPAELHKLWRAGKPGAYHVEYGYSCMGYEIAGGLGAKLARPAREVIVMVGDGSYLMMNSEIATSVMIGAKLIVVVLDNRGYGCINRLQQACGGAPFNNLLEDCMQGPLGAPQIDFAAHARALGAQAEHVANIAELEVALQRARAADRTYVISIDTDPARTTDEGGWWWEVAVPEVSARPAVRDARAKYDAQLAARAESADTGEHAAQPDNE; this is translated from the coding sequence ATGAACCAGCGCGTAATGCATCACGACACGGCGTCCGCCAACGACGCCACCCAGGCACGCCCTGCGGTGTCCGGCACGATCCGCCTGACGACCGCGCAGGCGCTGGTCCGCTACCTCGCCGCGCAACGCGTGCCCACTGAAGACGGCAAAGGCACCGAGACGCTATTCGGCGGCGTCTTCGCGATCTTCGGGCATGGCAACGTTGCGGGGATCGGCGAGGCGCTGTACCAGCATCGCGAGGAATTTCCGACGCTGCGCGCCCACAATGAACAGGCCATGGCGCACAGCGCGATTGCCTTCGCGAAAGCGCATTTCCGCCGCCGCATGATGGCCGTGACGACCTCGATCGGACCGGGCGCCACCAATCTGGTGACGGCGGCGGCACTCGCGCATGTGAACCGTCTGCCGGTGTTACTGCTGCCCGGCGACATCTTCGTGTCGCGTGCGCCGGATCCGGTGCTGCAACAGGTGGAAGACTTTCACGATGGCGGCGTGTCCGCCAACGACGCGCTCAAGCCGGTGTCGCGCTATTTCGACCGGATCGTGCATCCGGCGCAATTGCTGAATGCGCTGCCGCGAGCCGTGCGCGTGCTGACCGACGCCGCGTTGTGCGGTCCCGTCACGCTCGCGTTGCCGCAAGACGTGCAGGCGCAGGCGTGGGATTTCCCGGCGGAGTTTTTCGAGCCGCGCATCGTCCGCTTTCATGCGCCGACGCCGCGTATCGACGAGATCGAAGTCGCCGTCGCGCATTTGCGGCGCGCCAAACGGCCGCTGATCGTCGCGGGCGGCGGCGTGCTCTACGGCCACGCCACCGACGCGCTGCACCGCTTCGCCACCGTGCATGGTATTCCGGTCGCGGAAACGCAGGCGGGCAAAGGCTCGCTGGCGTGGAACGATCCGTTGAACGCGGGCGCGCTGGGCGTGACGGGTTCGCCCGCTGCCAACGCGCTCGCGCACGACGCCGACTGCGTGCTCGCCATCGGCACGCGCCTGCAGGACTTCACCACCGGTTCGAATACGCTGTTCACCCAGGCCGACGTGGTGGCGATCAACGCCAACGCGTTCGACGGCCTCAAGCATCGCGCGCTCGTCGTGGAAGCCGACGCGCGTCTCGCGCTCGACGCACTCACCGAACCGCTGCAAGGCTGGCACGCGGAACGCCCCTGGACCGCGCGCGCGCACAAACTCGCAGCGAGCTGGCGCGACGCGGTGACCACGCTCACGCATGCGCCGCAACGCGACAGCGTGCTGCCCTATGAAGGCGACGTGATCGGCGCGATCCAGCGTTCGAGTCCGGGGTCCGCGGCGAACGACATCGTCGTGTGCGCGGCGGGCACCCTGCCCGCTGAATTGCACAAGCTGTGGCGCGCCGGCAAACCGGGCGCGTATCACGTCGAATACGGCTATTCGTGCATGGGCTACGAGATTGCCGGCGGCCTCGGCGCGAAGCTCGCGCGACCGGCGCGCGAAGTGATCGTGATGGTCGGCGACGGCAGCTATCTGATGATGAACAGCGAGATCGCGACCTCGGTGATGATCGGCGCGAAGCTGATCGTGGTCGTGCTCGACAATCGCGGCTACGGCTGCATCAACCGCCTGCAACAGGCGTGCGGCGGCGCACCGTTCAACAACCTGCTGGAGGACTGCATGCAAGGTCCGCTCGGCGCACCGCAAATTGATTTCGCCGCGCATGCGCGAGCCCTCGGCGCGCAAGCCGAACACGTCGCGAATATCGCTGAACTGGAAGTCGCGCTGCAACGCGCGCGCGCTGCGGATCGCACTTACGTGATCAGTATCGACACCGATCCGGCCCGCACCACCGACGAAGGCGGCTGGTGGTGGGAAGTCGCCGTGCCCGAAGTGTCGGCGCGCCCCGCCGTGCGCGACGCGCGCGCGAAATACGACGCGCAGCTCGCGGCCCGCGCCGAATCGGCCGACACCGGCGAGCACGCTGCCCAACCCGACAACGAATAA